Proteins encoded by one window of Roseibium sp. Sym1:
- a CDS encoding SDR family oxidoreductase — translation MSNNIEGKVIIITGASSGIGEATAKLLASRGAKIVLGARRTEKLEKIAEEIKAAGGDAIYQSLDVTVPAENEAIVKLAKDTFGKLDVIFLNAGLMPSSPVSALKTDEWEQMVDVNVKGVLNGVAAVMPTFMEQKSGHVIATSSVAGLKAYPGGGVYCGTKWFVRSFMEVLRMESAMEGTNIRTATIYPAAINTELLNTISDEGSAEAFKALYDQYGISADRIASVVEFAVNLPEDTTVNEFTVGPANQPW, via the coding sequence ATGAGCAACAACATCGAAGGCAAAGTCATCATCATCACCGGCGCCTCCAGCGGCATCGGCGAAGCAACGGCGAAACTGCTGGCCAGCCGGGGTGCGAAGATCGTGCTTGGCGCGCGCCGCACCGAAAAGCTTGAAAAGATCGCCGAGGAGATCAAGGCGGCAGGTGGCGACGCCATCTACCAGTCACTGGACGTCACGGTTCCGGCGGAAAACGAGGCCATCGTCAAGCTCGCCAAGGACACGTTCGGCAAACTGGACGTGATCTTCCTGAATGCCGGCCTGATGCCGTCGTCGCCGGTCTCTGCGCTCAAGACCGATGAATGGGAGCAGATGGTGGACGTCAATGTGAAGGGTGTCCTGAACGGAGTTGCCGCGGTCATGCCGACTTTCATGGAACAGAAGTCGGGTCACGTCATCGCGACCTCTTCGGTCGCCGGTCTGAAGGCCTATCCGGGCGGCGGCGTCTATTGCGGCACCAAGTGGTTCGTGCGCTCCTTCATGGAGGTCCTGCGGATGGAATCGGCCATGGAGGGCACCAATATCCGCACCGCGACGATCTATCCGGCGGCGATCAACACCGAACTCCTCAACACCATCAGTGACGAGGGCAGCGCCGAGGCCTTCAAGGCCCTCTATGACCAGTACGGCATTTCGGCGGACCGGATCGCGTCCGTTGTCGAATTCGCAGTGAACCTGCCCGAAGACACCACGGTCAACGAATTCACCGTCGGCCCGGCCAACCAGCCGTGGTAG
- a CDS encoding LysM peptidoglycan-binding domain-containing protein — MTVTLDIQQPQPFDLVGSKILIAGNAAAFEGTLSIRVSEGHDEYASFTQVGAFGLRQFQGFIDIPDTNSFELNRLFLTLADDTGNENGPSVVIPILFGPRILSGYRGWQPYTVKPGDTLTQIAQQHYGTSIYQPIFEANQHILSNPNVIFPGQVLRIPRNDI; from the coding sequence GTGACCGTGACACTCGACATCCAGCAGCCCCAGCCGTTCGACCTGGTCGGTTCAAAGATCCTGATCGCCGGAAATGCCGCGGCCTTTGAGGGAACCCTCAGCATCCGTGTCTCCGAGGGCCATGACGAATATGCCTCGTTTACCCAGGTCGGCGCGTTTGGCCTGCGGCAATTCCAGGGCTTTATCGACATTCCCGACACCAACAGTTTCGAACTCAACCGCCTGTTCCTCACGCTGGCCGACGACACCGGCAACGAGAACGGCCCGTCGGTGGTGATCCCGATCCTGTTCGGCCCCCGGATCCTGTCGGGCTATCGCGGCTGGCAGCCCTATACGGTCAAGCCCGGCGACACCCTGACCCAGATTGCTCAGCAGCATTACGGCACGTCCATCTACCAGCCGATTTTCGAGGCGAACCAGCACATCCTGAGCAATCCGAACGTCATTTTTCCCGGCCAGGTGCTGAGGATCCCGCGCAACGACATCTGA
- a CDS encoding TAXI family TRAP transporter solute-binding subunit — MKRLALTALAGLVLAGTASAQDTTLKMQTIEPSLGQAITMATFANIVTDKLDDVAIEVAGGGAATLHQIETARGNLDMYMISPTIHILMSKGAAMYKNEPEAPELAKNAQVLMWFPYGQYHFAVRGDSDITVLDDIEGATVFLGPQGGGAYNAAKGWVEATTGLVAGEDYDAIKANWATGFQSFLDGKVEMYVNGCIDPCQQFIQFTETEKLRFIGPEEHEGEEVDKFLGKFRKRAEIPAGLYENQVNDGPVMSNDTAVGIGVRADLDEELVYRITKAFWENLDSITTDAPWARALSPEYAAQQLGTAQFHPGAARYYKEIGVQ; from the coding sequence ATGAAACGACTTGCACTTACGGCCCTGGCCGGCCTGGTTCTCGCCGGAACCGCCAGCGCCCAGGACACCACGCTCAAGATGCAGACGATCGAGCCGAGTCTCGGCCAGGCGATCACCATGGCGACCTTCGCCAATATCGTCACCGACAAGCTCGATGATGTCGCCATCGAGGTCGCCGGCGGCGGCGCCGCGACGCTGCACCAGATCGAGACCGCACGCGGCAATCTCGACATGTACATGATCTCGCCGACCATCCACATCCTGATGAGCAAGGGTGCGGCCATGTACAAGAACGAGCCGGAGGCTCCGGAACTCGCCAAGAACGCCCAGGTCCTGATGTGGTTCCCCTACGGCCAGTATCACTTCGCCGTACGCGGCGACAGCGATATTACCGTGCTCGATGATATCGAGGGCGCCACGGTGTTTCTCGGGCCACAGGGCGGCGGCGCCTACAACGCCGCCAAGGGCTGGGTCGAGGCCACGACCGGCCTCGTCGCCGGCGAGGACTACGATGCCATCAAGGCCAACTGGGCAACCGGTTTCCAGTCCTTCCTGGACGGAAAGGTCGAAATGTATGTCAATGGCTGCATCGATCCGTGCCAGCAGTTCATCCAGTTCACGGAAACCGAAAAACTGCGCTTCATCGGCCCGGAGGAACATGAGGGCGAAGAGGTCGACAAGTTTCTCGGCAAGTTCCGGAAACGTGCGGAAATCCCGGCAGGCCTTTATGAAAACCAGGTGAATGACGGCCCGGTCATGTCGAACGACACCGCAGTCGGCATCGGTGTCCGCGCGGATCTCGACGAAGAGCTCGTCTACAGGATCACGAAGGCCTTCTGGGAAAACCTCGACAGCATCACCACGGACGCGCCCTGGGCCAGGGCCCTGTCGCCGGAATACGCCGCCCAGCAGCTCGGGACGGCGCAATTCCATCCCGGCGCGGCGCGCTACTACAAGGAAATCGGCGTTCAATAA